A window of the Pristiophorus japonicus isolate sPriJap1 chromosome 13, sPriJap1.hap1, whole genome shotgun sequence genome harbors these coding sequences:
- the mplkip gene encoding M-phase-specific PLK1-interacting protein, which translates to MFRPNFRPSPLGGAGPRPGFRSPPPGSGPFPGAGPAGGGGGGGYPWGSPTPPYGGRPRAYAKSPQQLPPPGPFLHQQHRYKSPSPSQQQQQSFTPRQHHRRYSSPPYQPLSPGVGAAGGGGGGGSPSPAHHRKYSPRTSTPFGIGSMEKRSPAPVEHYYKPSMLVDPWANLVPVCASDIDRQYSSPQTASTGQRGRYFT; encoded by the coding sequence ATGTTCCGGCCGAATTTCCGTCCGTCGCCGTTGGGCGGAGCGGGCCCGAGGCCGGGGTTCCGGAGCCCGCCGCCCGGCTCGGGCCCGTTCCCCGGCGCGGGTCCGGCCGGAGGCGGAGGCGGAGGCGGCTATCCGTGGGGTTCGCCCACCCCGCCTTACGGAGGCCGGCCGCGGGCTTACGCCAAGTCTCCGCAGCAGCTTCCGCCGCCCGGGCCGTTCCTCCATCAGCAGCACCGCTACAAGAGCCCGAGTCCCAGCCAGCAGCAACAGCAGAGCTTCACCCCCCGCCAGCACCACCGCCGCTACTCCTCCCCGCCTTACCAGCCGCTCTCCCCCGGCGTCGGGGCTGCtggtggcggcggcggcggcggctcgCCCAGCCCGGCTCACCACCGCAAATACTCGCCCAGGACCTCCACGCCCTTCGGCATAGGCAGCATGGAGAAGCGATCGCCGGCCCCCGTGGAGCACTACTACAAGCCGTCCATGCTGGTGGACCCGTGGGCCAACCTGGTGCCCGTCTGCGCCTCGGACATTGACCGGCAGTACAGCAGCCCGCAGACCGCCAGCACCGGCCAAAGAGGGAGGTATTTCACCTAA